From the Streptococcus sanguinis genome, the window TTTTTCATAGAATTCACGTTTGCGTGTTTCTTGAAGAGTACCAGCTTTAGTAACCGCACGTTTGAAACGACGAAGTGCATCATCAAGTGATTCATTCTTGCGTACTACTGTTTTTGACATTTTTTTCACTCCCT encodes:
- the rpsU gene encoding 30S ribosomal protein S21; translated protein: MSKTVVRKNESLDDALRRFKRAVTKAGTLQETRKREFYEKPSVKRKRKSEAARKRKKF